In the genome of Microbacterium saperdae, one region contains:
- a CDS encoding DUF1684 domain-containing protein, whose product MSFEKDWQDWHTSRERYAGAEYGPAALESTNWLITEPAAVDGIPGLWALTEDGGIRGSDLGQTGESVALRGVQTLRLGRRELRRFTRNGTVALRVYNPGRLERERFSGIDAYRPDRAWRVPATFEPTPGEQVTITTVDGAAHESPLAGRLRFTLREKEHELTVTRNAQGALSAVFGDGTNGRETYRFRFLPIDEPEADGTAVIDFNRAYLPPCAFSDQFVCPLPPEGNRYTVPIRAGERAVVLGR is encoded by the coding sequence ATGAGTTTCGAGAAGGACTGGCAGGACTGGCACACGTCGCGCGAGCGCTATGCGGGCGCGGAGTACGGGCCGGCGGCGCTCGAGTCGACCAACTGGCTCATCACCGAGCCGGCCGCCGTCGACGGCATCCCCGGCCTCTGGGCGCTCACCGAGGACGGTGGCATCCGCGGCAGCGATCTCGGGCAGACCGGTGAGAGCGTCGCGCTCCGTGGAGTGCAGACGCTGCGGCTCGGCCGGCGAGAGTTGCGACGGTTCACGCGCAACGGCACGGTCGCGCTGCGCGTCTACAACCCCGGACGGTTGGAGCGGGAGCGCTTCAGCGGGATCGACGCCTACCGGCCCGATCGCGCGTGGCGGGTGCCGGCGACATTCGAGCCGACACCGGGGGAACAGGTCACGATCACCACGGTCGACGGCGCGGCGCACGAGTCTCCCCTCGCCGGTCGCCTGCGCTTCACTCTGCGCGAGAAGGAGCACGAGCTGACGGTCACCCGCAATGCGCAGGGGGCGCTGAGCGCGGTGTTCGGCGACGGGACCAACGGGCGGGAGACCTATCGGTTTCGGTTCCTGCCCATCGACGAACCGGAGGCCGACGGGACGGCGGTGATCGACTTCAACAGGGCGTATCTGCCGCCGTGCGCATTCTCCGACCAGTTCGTGTGCCCGCTGCCCCCGGAGGGCAACCGCTACACGGTGCCGATCCGCGCCGGAGAGCGCGCGGTGGTGCTGGGACGCTGA
- a CDS encoding lipoyl protein ligase domain-containing protein translates to MHGEYKVPGGKLVVVDLDVEDGRIARFRLAGDFFLEPDSALDDINAAVTGLPVETDATAIATAVREALPAGAQLLGFTPDAVGTAVRRALVTAPGWRDFDWEIVHDKAVSPRMNLALDEVLTARVGEGRRRPTLRIWEWDESAVVIGSFQSYRNEVDPEGAARHGFDVVRRISGGGAMLMAAGQIITYSLYVPASLVAGMTFADSYAFLDDWVLQALRSLGIDAVYQPLNDIASPTGKIGGAAQKRLANGGVLHHATLSYDIDGQMMTEVLRIGREKLSDKGTTSAAKRVDPLRSQTGLTRAEIIERFIGTFRSLTDAETGAISAEEYAAAEALVESKFATDAWLHRVP, encoded by the coding sequence GTGCACGGTGAATACAAGGTCCCAGGGGGAAAGCTCGTCGTCGTCGACCTGGATGTCGAGGACGGCAGGATCGCGCGATTCCGCCTCGCCGGCGACTTCTTCCTCGAGCCGGACTCCGCGCTCGACGACATCAACGCCGCGGTGACGGGGCTGCCGGTCGAGACGGATGCCACCGCCATCGCCACCGCCGTGCGCGAGGCCCTGCCCGCGGGGGCCCAGCTGCTCGGGTTCACCCCCGATGCGGTCGGCACGGCCGTGCGCCGCGCACTCGTGACCGCCCCGGGCTGGCGCGATTTCGACTGGGAGATCGTGCATGACAAGGCCGTCTCTCCGCGCATGAACCTCGCGCTCGACGAGGTGCTCACGGCACGCGTGGGCGAGGGGCGTCGCCGTCCCACCCTGCGCATCTGGGAGTGGGACGAGTCCGCCGTGGTGATCGGCTCCTTCCAGTCGTACCGCAACGAGGTCGACCCGGAGGGGGCGGCCCGCCACGGATTCGATGTCGTGCGCCGGATCTCCGGCGGCGGGGCGATGCTCATGGCGGCAGGGCAGATCATCACCTACTCGCTCTATGTGCCGGCGTCGCTGGTCGCGGGCATGACCTTCGCCGACTCCTACGCCTTCCTCGACGACTGGGTGCTGCAGGCGCTGCGCTCGCTCGGGATCGACGCGGTCTACCAGCCGCTCAACGACATCGCGAGCCCGACGGGCAAGATCGGCGGTGCCGCGCAGAAGCGCCTCGCGAACGGGGGAGTGCTGCACCACGCGACTCTCTCCTACGACATCGACGGTCAGATGATGACCGAGGTGCTGCGCATCGGGCGCGAGAAGCTGAGCGACAAGGGCACCACGTCTGCGGCGAAGCGCGTGGATCCGCTGCGCAGCCAGACCGGACTCACCCGCGCCGAGATCATCGAGCGCTTCATCGGCACCTTCCGCTCGCTGACGGATGCCGAGACCGGAGCGATCAGCGCCGAGGAGTATGCCGCCGCCGAGGCGCTGGTGGAGTCGAAGTTCGCCACCGACGCGTGGCTGCACCGGGTCCCGTGA
- a CDS encoding DNA-methyltransferase: protein MTPGAVTIIEGDNLAAAATLPAASFTLIYLDPPFNTGRTQERQVVTARRTSTTPEEPSAPAADGAEAGESAADLRSSGAEAAETAGETEIRHGFHGHAYERVRGMLRTYDDRFDDYGTFLMPRLEEAWRLLADDGTLYLHLDYREAHYAKVMLDAVFGRDSFLNELIWAYDYGAKSRRRWPTKHDTILVYVKNPRSYVFNADEIDREPYMAPGLVTPEKAARGKLPTDVWWHTIVPTTGREKTGYPTQKPEGILRRIIRASSRPGDRVLDLFAGSGTTGAVASALGRDAVLVDDNPEAVRVMRERMPHAEVTTLG from the coding sequence CTGACGCCCGGTGCTGTCACGATCATCGAGGGTGACAACCTCGCCGCGGCCGCGACCCTGCCCGCGGCATCCTTCACCCTGATCTACCTCGATCCGCCGTTCAACACCGGCCGTACGCAGGAGCGGCAGGTGGTGACCGCGAGGCGGACCTCCACAACTCCGGAAGAACCGAGCGCTCCGGCGGCAGATGGGGCCGAAGCTGGCGAATCAGCCGCAGATCTCCGGAGTTCTGGAGCGGAAGCCGCCGAGACCGCCGGCGAGACCGAGATCCGCCACGGCTTCCACGGCCACGCCTATGAGCGGGTGCGGGGCATGCTGCGCACCTATGACGACCGCTTCGACGACTACGGCACCTTCCTGATGCCGAGGCTCGAGGAGGCCTGGCGGCTGCTCGCCGATGACGGCACCCTGTACCTGCACCTCGACTACCGCGAGGCCCACTACGCCAAGGTCATGCTCGACGCCGTGTTCGGTCGCGACTCGTTCCTCAACGAGCTCATCTGGGCCTACGACTACGGGGCGAAGTCGCGGCGGCGCTGGCCCACCAAGCACGACACGATCCTGGTCTACGTGAAGAACCCGCGGTCGTACGTCTTCAACGCCGATGAGATCGATCGGGAGCCGTACATGGCGCCGGGCCTCGTGACGCCCGAGAAGGCAGCGCGCGGCAAGCTGCCGACCGACGTCTGGTGGCACACGATCGTCCCCACCACGGGCCGCGAGAAGACCGGATACCCCACGCAGAAACCTGAGGGGATCCTCCGCCGGATCATCCGCGCCTCCAGTCGCCCCGGCGACCGCGTGCTCGACCTCTTCGCGGGAAGCGGCACGACCGGTGCGGTGGCGTCGGCCCTGGGCCGCGACGCGGTGCTGGTCGACGACAATCCGGAAGCGGTCCGCGTGATGCGCGAGCGGATGCCGCACGCCGAGGTGACGACGCTGGGCTGA
- a CDS encoding TetR/AcrR family transcriptional regulator, with amino-acid sequence MATRGAYAKGVVKREEILEAALAVVAEHGYRKASVREIADAAGLSPAGLLHYFGTKEELFVAILRARDDRDEQEYAGEDVVQAFLAVTRHNASVPGLVQLYAQLAAEAGDPEHPAHAYFRERTARVEDFTRAQVAADQQAGLLRDDLDPAWIVRTMHALADGLQSAWMLDPSLDMAGEIEQFLVLLRPSH; translated from the coding sequence ATGGCGACACGGGGGGCGTACGCGAAGGGCGTGGTCAAGCGCGAGGAGATCCTCGAGGCCGCCCTCGCCGTCGTCGCCGAGCACGGCTACCGCAAGGCATCCGTACGCGAGATCGCGGATGCCGCCGGCCTCAGCCCGGCGGGCCTGCTGCACTACTTCGGCACCAAGGAGGAGCTGTTCGTCGCGATCCTCCGGGCCCGCGACGACCGGGACGAGCAGGAGTACGCCGGAGAGGACGTGGTGCAGGCGTTCCTCGCCGTCACGCGCCACAACGCCTCCGTGCCAGGACTCGTGCAGCTCTACGCGCAGCTCGCCGCCGAGGCGGGCGACCCCGAACACCCCGCACACGCGTACTTCCGCGAACGCACCGCCCGCGTGGAGGACTTCACCCGCGCCCAGGTCGCCGCCGACCAACAGGCAGGGCTGCTGCGCGACGACCTCGACCCCGCCTGGATCGTGCGCACCATGCATGCCCTGGCCGACGGGCTGCAGTCCGCGTGGATGCTCGACCCCTCACTCGACATGGCCGGCGAGATCGAGCAGTTCCTGGTGCTGCTGCGCCCCTCGCACTGA
- a CDS encoding MFS transporter: protein MSVSPLDPATDLAPTGAIRSVPPAAGEPAASPPANRRLLPSLLLASLTLFATYGGLIAILLPSQVLLIDEQNKVANLGLVTTISFVFTLFAQPIVGALSDRTRSRFGRRVPWMVLGAIIGGIFLFGLGSLRDILWITVFWVVIQVALNFFQAPLTAITADRFPRAQRGGASAMIGLGTQLGMTVGIMLAGAFAAQLGIGYAVFGGAVIVAAVLFALVNRDWSSKEAAVDPFRWGAFFRGFWIDPRRHPDFAWAFAARFLLILGYFVVSAYQLYMLTDYIGMPLADAQGAVVTLTLVAFIPTLIAIALSGWWSDKVGRRKVFIYAASVVMVVGLAMPLLQPNMTGMILMSVINGIGFGLYMSVDAALMTEVLPNEGVSAGKDLGILNVATNVPQALSPAIGGIIITALGGYATLFVFAIVFVILAAVATAPIKGVR, encoded by the coding sequence ATGTCCGTATCCCCTCTCGATCCCGCCACCGATCTCGCGCCCACCGGCGCCATCCGTTCCGTCCCGCCTGCCGCGGGCGAACCGGCCGCCAGTCCTCCGGCGAACCGGCGCCTGCTGCCCAGCCTGCTCCTGGCCTCGCTGACGCTGTTCGCCACCTACGGCGGACTGATCGCGATCCTGCTGCCCAGCCAGGTGCTCCTCATCGACGAGCAGAACAAGGTGGCCAACCTCGGCCTCGTCACCACGATCTCATTCGTCTTCACGCTGTTCGCCCAGCCGATTGTGGGAGCGCTCAGCGACCGCACACGCTCACGCTTCGGTCGCCGGGTGCCGTGGATGGTGCTCGGGGCGATCATCGGCGGGATCTTCCTGTTCGGGTTGGGATCGCTGCGCGACATCCTGTGGATCACGGTGTTCTGGGTCGTCATCCAGGTCGCCCTCAACTTCTTCCAGGCGCCGCTCACCGCCATCACCGCCGACCGGTTCCCACGGGCCCAGCGCGGCGGGGCGAGCGCCATGATCGGCCTGGGCACGCAGCTCGGGATGACCGTCGGCATCATGCTCGCCGGTGCCTTCGCGGCGCAGCTCGGCATCGGGTACGCCGTGTTCGGCGGGGCCGTGATCGTGGCGGCCGTGCTGTTCGCGCTCGTCAATCGGGACTGGTCGTCGAAGGAGGCCGCGGTCGATCCGTTCCGCTGGGGCGCGTTCTTCCGCGGATTCTGGATCGACCCGCGCCGCCACCCCGACTTCGCCTGGGCGTTCGCCGCCCGTTTCCTGCTGATCCTCGGCTACTTCGTCGTCAGCGCCTACCAGCTCTACATGCTCACCGACTACATCGGGATGCCGCTCGCGGATGCCCAGGGTGCGGTCGTCACCCTGACCCTGGTCGCCTTCATCCCGACGCTCATTGCGATCGCGCTCTCCGGGTGGTGGAGCGACAAGGTGGGGCGGCGCAAGGTGTTCATCTATGCGGCGTCGGTGGTCATGGTGGTCGGCCTCGCGATGCCGCTGCTCCAGCCCAACATGACCGGAATGATCCTGATGAGCGTCATCAACGGCATCGGCTTCGGGCTCTACATGTCGGTGGATGCCGCGCTGATGACCGAGGTGCTGCCGAACGAGGGCGTGTCCGCGGGCAAGGATCTCGGCATCCTGAACGTCGCCACCAACGTGCCGCAGGCGCTGAGCCCCGCGATCGGCGGCATCATCATCACGGCTCTCGGCGGCTATGCGACGCTCTTCGTGTTCGCGATCGTGTTCGTGATCCTCGCCGCCGTCGCGACCGCGCCGATCAAGGGAGTGCGCTGA
- a CDS encoding carboxylesterase/lipase family protein: MTDTPTDFVEVATAAGRVRGRWRPTTGGRGNPRSAAFLGIPFAEAPIDELRFQAPVPKAPWEGVRDALEFAATAQRGDPGVTLIPEPSVEGESTLNVNVFTPAPSRPGPSDAGLPVLVWIHGGGYFAGSPASPWYDGRNFNRDGVVTVSISYRLGFDGFGWIADAPSNRGVRDWLLALEWVQQNIAAFGGDPARVTIAGQSAGGGAVLTLLGMQQAQHLFHGVYAISGALADVASARAEAFGRGLAATAGVEPTVAGFSSLSEDRVLALQKKATQLGPSSIGSVVDEGLPLGPTIDGDLLPRSTRESLVAGVGADKPLVLGATDDEFTMAFSDAEKALRWVPRGPLLKKLGLPKSARREYLAANADVAALSTARLAGRLLTDRMFRAALLRVVADRGAAPTWVYRFSWPSGHFGFAEHCLDVPFFFDCLDGPAMEPLAGPNPPQSLADEVHGAAVAFIVGGDPGWPRHEGVGGVARVYDTPTRDVADAYASVRPLLDDAS, from the coding sequence ATGACCGATACTCCAACGGACTTCGTCGAGGTCGCCACCGCTGCGGGTCGGGTGCGCGGACGCTGGCGCCCGACGACCGGAGGACGGGGGAATCCGCGCTCCGCCGCATTCCTCGGCATCCCGTTCGCGGAGGCGCCGATCGACGAGCTGCGGTTCCAGGCCCCCGTTCCGAAGGCGCCGTGGGAGGGCGTGCGCGATGCGCTCGAGTTCGCCGCCACGGCGCAGCGGGGTGATCCCGGCGTCACGCTCATCCCCGAGCCGAGCGTCGAGGGCGAGTCGACTCTGAACGTGAACGTCTTCACTCCGGCACCCTCGCGCCCTGGACCGTCGGATGCCGGTCTGCCGGTGCTCGTCTGGATCCACGGCGGCGGCTATTTCGCGGGCTCTCCGGCGAGCCCCTGGTACGACGGGCGCAACTTCAACCGCGACGGCGTCGTGACCGTGTCGATCTCGTACCGGCTCGGCTTCGACGGCTTCGGCTGGATCGCGGATGCGCCGTCGAACCGCGGCGTCCGGGACTGGCTGCTCGCGCTGGAGTGGGTGCAGCAGAACATCGCGGCGTTCGGGGGTGACCCGGCGCGGGTGACGATCGCCGGGCAGTCCGCAGGCGGAGGTGCGGTGCTGACCCTGCTGGGCATGCAGCAGGCGCAGCACCTGTTCCACGGCGTCTACGCGATCTCCGGTGCGCTCGCCGACGTCGCGTCCGCACGGGCAGAGGCGTTCGGGCGCGGGCTGGCGGCGACCGCCGGGGTCGAACCGACCGTGGCCGGCTTCTCCTCACTGAGCGAGGACCGGGTGCTCGCTCTGCAGAAGAAGGCGACGCAGCTCGGGCCCTCGTCGATCGGGAGCGTGGTCGACGAGGGGCTGCCCCTGGGCCCGACGATCGACGGAGATCTGCTGCCGCGGTCGACGCGCGAGTCGCTGGTCGCCGGGGTCGGTGCCGACAAGCCGTTGGTGCTCGGCGCGACGGATGACGAGTTCACGATGGCCTTCTCGGATGCCGAGAAGGCGCTGCGCTGGGTGCCCCGAGGGCCGCTGCTGAAGAAGCTCGGACTTCCGAAGAGCGCGCGCCGTGAGTACCTCGCCGCCAATGCCGACGTCGCGGCGCTGAGCACGGCGCGCCTCGCCGGACGTCTGCTCACGGATCGGATGTTCCGCGCGGCGCTGCTGCGCGTGGTCGCCGACCGGGGCGCTGCGCCCACCTGGGTCTACCGTTTCTCGTGGCCGTCCGGGCACTTCGGCTTCGCCGAGCACTGCCTCGACGTGCCGTTCTTCTTCGACTGCCTCGACGGTCCTGCGATGGAGCCGCTGGCCGGCCCGAACCCTCCGCAGTCGCTGGCGGATGAGGTGCACGGTGCGGCGGTCGCCTTCATCGTCGGGGGAGACCCCGGCTGGCCTCGCCACGAGGGTGTCGGGGGCGTCGCCCGGGTGTACGACACGCCCACGCGCGACGTCGCGGACGCCTACGCCTCCGTGCGCCCGCTGCTGGACGACGCGTCGTGA
- a CDS encoding phosphatase PAP2 family protein: protein MVSVRPRRMLWTALALLTVFIVLALGVLAAPDSPWTQGLDDAWRRAVGVGPESWLPGTAVAQMFQHLGQLPGAVLMFLVLPLTLVVLGRWRSALFVIAVQLAGPGLLSQLTKNLIDRPRPAADAGLFGPLVQVDHGSFPSGHSVSMAALIITVLALIPASAVWARRAWIVLGVLLAVGMVWQRTLINAHWFSDTCAGLIGGTAVALLLWWAFLPWLRCDQARRVWFLRR, encoded by the coding sequence GTGGTCAGCGTGCGCCCGCGACGGATGCTCTGGACCGCGCTCGCACTGCTGACCGTGTTCATCGTGCTCGCTCTCGGCGTGCTCGCCGCCCCCGACTCTCCATGGACGCAAGGGCTCGATGATGCGTGGCGCCGCGCGGTCGGGGTCGGACCGGAGTCCTGGCTGCCCGGCACGGCGGTCGCGCAGATGTTCCAGCACCTCGGTCAGCTGCCGGGCGCGGTGCTGATGTTCCTCGTGTTGCCGCTCACGCTCGTCGTGCTGGGGCGGTGGCGGTCGGCGCTGTTCGTGATCGCGGTGCAGCTGGCGGGCCCCGGTCTGCTGTCGCAGCTGACGAAGAACCTCATCGATCGGCCTCGGCCCGCGGCGGATGCGGGTCTGTTCGGCCCGCTCGTGCAGGTCGACCACGGCTCGTTCCCCTCGGGGCACTCGGTCAGCATGGCGGCGCTCATCATCACGGTGCTCGCGCTGATCCCGGCATCCGCGGTGTGGGCGCGACGCGCGTGGATCGTGCTCGGGGTGCTGCTCGCCGTCGGCATGGTCTGGCAGCGCACCCTGATCAACGCGCACTGGTTCAGCGACACCTGTGCCGGGCTGATCGGCGGGACCGCCGTCGCCCTGCTGCTGTGGTGGGCGTTCCTGCCGTGGCTGCGGTGCGATCAGGCGCGGCGGGTGTGGTTCCTGCGGC